One Manihot esculenta cultivar AM560-2 chromosome 18, M.esculenta_v8, whole genome shotgun sequence genomic window carries:
- the LOC110606635 gene encoding uncharacterized protein LOC110606635 isoform X3: MASRDQALSLLAAANTHSDLAVKLSSLKQAKDILLSVEPSSAAELFPYLAELQFSPESLVRKMLVEIIEEVGLKAMEHCSVLIPVLLAFMKDPDPLIARQSVVSLTRFFCGVLEEMALQFRRRGKVEQCLEELWLWMIKFKDAAFAIAMEPGSVGTRLLSLKFLETCVLLFTDDTNDSDKVVAEGNRRLFNVSWLVGGHPVLDPGALMSDADRTLGILLDFLVSPSHLPGSLTIAVVNCLAAIARKRTLHYGTVLSALLDFSPNFEALKVCHTASIQYSLRTAFLGFLRCTHPVIFESRDKLLRALRAMNAGDAADQVIRQVDKMIKNNERASRESRFSRDDQLSNQLPVSGDQLRKRSVSFDTEELANGHEISSKRIRYGPNISSTMPLQINDSEEEALSANGLSSNAPLLDSDLTPAEQMIAMIGALLAEGERGAESLGILISNIHPDLLADIVITNMKHLPKNPPPLSRPGNFPVVRQIGSISSPAPVVAPSAPTNSFSAIPTAHIPPSAINGLSLSDTSTVNNFPADAKRDPRRDPRRLDPRRTASSVGVPSIPVADDAGAMEPELDGSISLSKPFPLPVVSSVESPSPLPMPNSETDDKTLENPLVPESDQVSLKEEIFSKAEEVIPSSEIKTSSDHALPPLHTVDEDSVAPNLADVEVIYGAHTSSFMELDQHSPAVSSTSTPEETCQDLPQLPLYIELTEEQQQNVRKLAVERIVLSYKHLPGTDYSQTRMALLARLVAQIDADDDIVVMLQNHIVVDYQLQKGHELVLYVLYHLHSLMVLDSAGISSYASAVYEKFLLLVAKSLLDTFPASDKSFSRLLGEVPVLPESALKLLDDLCYGDVLDSRGKEVRDGERVTQGLGAVWGLILGRPNNRQACLDIALKCAVHSQDEIRAKAIRLVANKLYQLGYIADSIEQFATKMMMSAVDHHAADGEVSQSGSSDQREGEVGSQETSVSGSQVSDTGNGETNTTKSAQLVVQSVSTMSLSEAQRLISLFFALCTQKHALLQLVFDIYGRAPKTVKQAVHRNIPILIRAMGSSYSELLRIISDPPEGCENLLMLVLQKLTQEMMPSADLIATVKHLYETKLKDATILIPILSSLSKDEVLPIFPRLVGLPIEKFQMALAHILQGSAHTGPALTPAEVLVAIHDISPEKDGLALKKITDACSACFEQRTVFTQQVLAKALNQMVDQTPLPLLFMRTVIQAIDAFPSLVDFVMELLSKLVSRQVWKMPKLWVGFLKCVSQTRPHSFNVLLQLPPPLLESALNKHANLRSPLATYASQPSIKTSLPRSTQAVLGLLNDSQSQQPHITSLRSSDTSSSVQGANLT; this comes from the exons ATGGCTTCGAGAGACCAAGCGCTTTCTCTCCTCGCCGCGGCGAACACTCATAGCGATTTGGCGGTGAAGCTCTCTTCCTTGAAGCAGGCTAAAGACATTCTTTTGTCTGTCGAACCGTCTTCAGCTGCCGAGCTTTTCCCGTACTTGGCTGAACTTCAATTTTCGCCTGAGAGTCTCGTTCGAAAAATGCTTGTAGA GATCATTGAAGAAGTTGGTTTAAAAGCAATGGAGCACTGTTCTGTTCTTATACCGGTCTTATTGGCATTTATGAAAGACCCCGATCCTCTCATTGCAAGGCAGTCTGTTGTTAGTTTAACGCGTTTCTTTTGTGGTGTTCTTGAGGAAATGGCACTGCAG TTTCGCCGGCGTGGTAAGGTGGAGCAATGTCTTGAAGAATTATGGCTATGGATGATCAAGTTCAAGGATGCAGCATTTGCAATTGCAATGGAG CCTGGTTCTGTTGGGACGAGGTTGCTTTCCTTGAAATTTTTGGAAACATGTGTGTTACTTTTTACAGATGACACCAATGATTCCGACAAGGTTGTTGCAGAAG GAAATAGACGGTTATTTAATGTTTCTTGGCTAGTTGGTGGCCATCCTGTTTTGGATCCAGGTGCACTCATGTCAGATGCAGACAGGACTCTTGGCATTCTACTGGATTTTTTGGTGTCACCCAGCCATCTTCCTGGTTCTCTGACAATTGCTGTAGTCAATTG TCTTGCAGCTATAGCAAGGAAAAGGACACTCCACTATGGCACTGTTCTTTCTGCATTGCTTGATTTTAGTCCAAATTTTGAGGCGTTGAAAGTATGTCATACTGCCAGCATCCAGTACTCCTTGAGAACAGCCTTCTTGGGATTCCTGCGTTGTACGCATCCAGTCATTTTTGAG TCAAGAGATAAATTGCTTAGGGCTTTACGTGCTATGAATGCTGGAGATGCAGCTGATCAAGTTATTCGTCAAGTTGacaaaatgattaaaaataatgaGCGTGCTTCACGTGAATCCAGGTTTAGCAGG GATGATCAACTGTCAAACCAACTTCCAGTTTCAGGGGATCAGTTGAGAAAAAGATCTGTGTCTTTTGATACTGAAGAGCTGGCAAATGGCCATGAGATATCATCCAAGCGAATTCGTTATGGTCCTAATATCTCATCAACCATGCCCCTCCAAATAAATGATTCTGAGGAGGAAGCTTTATCAGCCAATGGACTATCCTCAAATGCTCCTTTATTAGATAGTGATTTGACTCCTGCAGAACAAATGATTGCTATGATTGGGGCATTGCTTGCTGAAGGAGAGAGAGGCGCTGAATCACTTGGAATTCTCATTTCAAATATTCATCCTGACCTGCTGGCTGATATTGTCATCACTAATATGAAGCATTTGCCTAAGAACCCCCCACCTTTGTCAAGACCTGGAAATTTTCCAGTAGTTCGTCAAATTGGTTCTATAAGCAGTCCAGCACCAGTTGTAGCCCCTTCTGCTCCAACAAATTCTTTTTCTGCAATTCCAACTGCACATATACCTCCTTCTGCAATAAATGGCTTGTCATTGTCTGATACATCCACAGTCAATAATTTCCCTGCTGATGCTAAACGTGATCCAAGAAGG GATCCTCGTCGCCTGGATCCACGACGCACAGCGTCATCTGTTGGAGTACCATCCATACCTGTTGCAGATGATGCTGGTGCCATGGAACCCGAACTTGATGGCTCTATTTCTCTAAGTAAGCCTTTTCCACTTCCAGTTGTGTCATCTGTTGAAAGTCCTTCTCCACTTCCTATGCCAAATAGTGAAACTGATGATAAGACCTTAGAAAATCCACTGGTGCCTGAAAGTGATCAAGTAAGTTTGAAAGAGGAGATTTTCAGTAAAGCTGAGGAAGTTATTCCCTCTTCTGAAATCAAGACTTCATCAGATCATGCACTTCCTCCGCTTCACACTGTTGATGAGGACTCTGTTGCACCAAATTTGGCAGATGTTGAAGTGATATATGGAGCTCATACATCATCTTTTATGGAACTTGATCAGCATTCTCCTGCTGTTTCCAGCACATCTACACCTGAAGAAACCTGTCAGGATTTACCTCAGCTTCCACTATACATTGAATTAACTGAAGAGCAGCAGCAAAATGTGAGAAAATTGGCGGTTGAAAGAATTGTTTTATCTTACAAGCATCTTCCTGGGACTGATTACAGTCAGACTCGTATGGCATTACTTGCTCGATTGGTTGCTCAG ATTGATGCAGATGATGACATTGTTGTGATGCTACAAAACCATATTGTTGTCGATTACCAGCTGCAGAAG GGGCATGAGCTTGTGCTGTATGTCTTATACCATCTacattctctcatggttcttgaTTCAGCAGGAATTTCCTCATATGCTTCTGCTGTGTATGAGAAATTCCTCTTGCTAGTG gCCAAATCTCTGCTGGATACTTTTCCAGCTTCAGACAAGTCCTTTAGCAGGCTTCTTGGTGAAGTTCCAGTTTTGCCAGAGTCAGCCTTGAAATTGTTAGATGATCTCTGCTATGGCGATGTTTTAGATTCCCGTGGAAAAGAGGTTCGTGATGGTGAGCGTGTCACTCAAGGCCTTGGTGCTGTTTGGGGTTTGATTTTGGGCCGCCCAAATAATCGGCAAGCATGCTTGGATATAGCTTTGAAG TGTGCTGTTCATTCACAAGATGAGATTCGAGCAAAAGCTATTCGTCTG GTGGCAAATAAACTCTATCAACTAGGCTACATAGCAGATAGTATTGAGCAGTTTGCGACAAAAATGATGATGTCAGCTGTGGATCACCATGCTGCAGATGGAGAGGTATCACAGTCAGGGTCCAGTGACCAAAGAGAAGGAGAG GTTGGCAGCCAGGAGACATCAGTCAGTGGCTCTCAAGTCTCAGATACCGGAAATGGTGAAACTAACACCACAAAGAGTGCACAATTGGTTGTCCAGAGTGTGTCAACCATGTCACTATCTGAAGCTCAACggctaatttctttattttttgctttGTGTACACAG AAACATGCTCTTCTTCAACTTGTATTTGACATTTATGGACGAGCGCCAAAAACTGTGAAGCAG GCTGTTCATCGCAATATACCTATTCTTATAAGGGCCATGGGGTCATCTTATTCTGAACTGCTCCGCATTATATCTGATCCCCCAGAGGGATGTGAAAATCTTCTGATGCTG GTGCTGCAAAAATTGACCCAAGAGATGATGCCTTCTGCTGATCTGATTGCCACTGTGAAACATTTATATGAAACTAAGTTGAAG GACGCTACTATACTAATTCCAATATTATCTTCACTCTCTAAGGATGAG GTTTTACCTATTTTCCCCCGTTTAGTTGGTCTTCCAATAGAGAAGTTCCAGATGGCACTTGCTCATATTTTACAG GGTTCAGCTCATACAGGTCCAGCTTTAACACCCGCAGAAGTGTTGGTTGCCATCCATGATATCAGTCCTGAGAAAGATGGCCTAGCCCTCAAAAAG ATAACAGATGCATGCTCAGCTTGTTTTGAGCAGCGCACAGTATTTACACAGCAAGTTTTGGCTAAGGCCCTGAATCAGATG GTTGATCAAACCCCATTGCCTCTACTTTTCATGAGAACAGTAATTCAGGCAATTGATGCATTTCCTTCCCTG GTTGATTTTGTTATGGAGTTACTGTCCAAACTTGTAAGTAGACAG GTATGGAAAATGCCAAAATTGTGGGTTGGGTTCTTGAAATGTGTGTCTCAAACAAGGCCGCATTCTTTCAATGTGTTGTTACAG TTACCACCTCCATTACTTGAAAGTGCTCTGAACAAACATGCTAATCTCAGAAGCCCCTTGGCTACTTACGCAAGTCAACCAAGTATCAAAACTTCACTACCTAG ATCTACGCAAGCAGTTCTTGGTCTTCTCAACGATTCACAATCACAGCAACCACATATTACCTCTTTACGCTCATCAGACACAAGTTCCTCTGTTCAGGGAGCCAATCTTACATGA
- the LOC110606635 gene encoding uncharacterized protein LOC110606635 isoform X2 codes for MASRDQALSLLAAANTHSDLAVKLSSLKQAKDILLSVEPSSAAELFPYLAELQFSPESLVRKMLVEIIEEVGLKAMEHCSVLIPVLLAFMKDPDPLIARQSVVSLTRFFCGVLEEMALQFRRRGKVEQCLEELWLWMIKFKDAAFAIAMEPGSVGTRLLSLKFLETCVLLFTDDTNDSDKVVAEGNRRLFNVSWLVGGHPVLDPGALMSDADRTLGILLDFLVSPSHLPGSLTIAVVNCLAAIARKRTLHYGTVLSALLDFSPNFEALKVCHTASIQYSLRTAFLGFLRCTHPVIFESRDKLLRALRAMNAGDAADQVIRQVDKMIKNNERASRESRFSRDDQLSNQLPVSGDQLRKRSVSFDTEELANGHEISSKRIRYGPNISSTMPLQINDSEEEALSANGLSSNAPLLDSDLTPAEQMIAMIGALLAEGERGAESLGILISNIHPDLLADIVITNMKHLPKNPPPLSRPGNFPVVRQIGSISSPAPVVAPSAPTNSFSAIPTAHIPPSAINGLSLSDTSTVNNFPADAKRDPRRDPRRLDPRRTASSVGVPSIPVADDAGAMEPELDGSISLSKPFPLPVVSSVESPSPLPMPNSETDDKTLENPLVPESDQVSLKEEIFSKAEEVIPSSEIKTSSDHALPPLHTVDEDSVAPNLADVEVIYGAHTSSFMELDQHSPAVSSTSTPEETCQDLPQLPLYIELTEEQQQNVRKLAVERIVLSYKHLPGTDYSQTRMALLARLVAQIDADDDIVVMLQNHIVVDYQLQKGHELVLYVLYHLHSLMVLDSAGISSYASAVYEKFLLLVAKSLLDTFPASDKSFSRLLGEVPVLPESALKLLDDLCYGDVLDSRGKEVRDGERVTQGLGAVWGLILGRPNNRQACLDIALKCAVHSQDEIRAKAIRLVANKLYQLGYIADSIEQFATKMMMSAVDHHAADGEVSQSGSSDQREGEVGSQETSVSGSQVSDTGNGETNTTKSAQLVVQSVSTMSLSEAQRLISLFFALCTQKHALLQLVFDIYGRAPKTVKQWLSHLYFCKKFCYAIIKLDCFLSLFKQYAKTNHYNDTPHSWSAIREAVHRNIPILIRAMGSSYSELLRIISDPPEGCENLLMLVLQKLTQEMMPSADLIATVKHLYETKLKDATILIPILSSLSKDEVLPIFPRLVGLPIEKFQMALAHILQITDACSACFEQRTVFTQQVLAKALNQMVDQTPLPLLFMRTVIQAIDAFPSLVDFVMELLSKLVSRQVWKMPKLWVGFLKCVSQTRPHSFNVLLQLPPPLLESALNKHANLRSPLATYASQPSIKTSLPRSTQAVLGLLNDSQSQQPHITSLRSSDTSSSVQGANLT; via the exons ATGGCTTCGAGAGACCAAGCGCTTTCTCTCCTCGCCGCGGCGAACACTCATAGCGATTTGGCGGTGAAGCTCTCTTCCTTGAAGCAGGCTAAAGACATTCTTTTGTCTGTCGAACCGTCTTCAGCTGCCGAGCTTTTCCCGTACTTGGCTGAACTTCAATTTTCGCCTGAGAGTCTCGTTCGAAAAATGCTTGTAGA GATCATTGAAGAAGTTGGTTTAAAAGCAATGGAGCACTGTTCTGTTCTTATACCGGTCTTATTGGCATTTATGAAAGACCCCGATCCTCTCATTGCAAGGCAGTCTGTTGTTAGTTTAACGCGTTTCTTTTGTGGTGTTCTTGAGGAAATGGCACTGCAG TTTCGCCGGCGTGGTAAGGTGGAGCAATGTCTTGAAGAATTATGGCTATGGATGATCAAGTTCAAGGATGCAGCATTTGCAATTGCAATGGAG CCTGGTTCTGTTGGGACGAGGTTGCTTTCCTTGAAATTTTTGGAAACATGTGTGTTACTTTTTACAGATGACACCAATGATTCCGACAAGGTTGTTGCAGAAG GAAATAGACGGTTATTTAATGTTTCTTGGCTAGTTGGTGGCCATCCTGTTTTGGATCCAGGTGCACTCATGTCAGATGCAGACAGGACTCTTGGCATTCTACTGGATTTTTTGGTGTCACCCAGCCATCTTCCTGGTTCTCTGACAATTGCTGTAGTCAATTG TCTTGCAGCTATAGCAAGGAAAAGGACACTCCACTATGGCACTGTTCTTTCTGCATTGCTTGATTTTAGTCCAAATTTTGAGGCGTTGAAAGTATGTCATACTGCCAGCATCCAGTACTCCTTGAGAACAGCCTTCTTGGGATTCCTGCGTTGTACGCATCCAGTCATTTTTGAG TCAAGAGATAAATTGCTTAGGGCTTTACGTGCTATGAATGCTGGAGATGCAGCTGATCAAGTTATTCGTCAAGTTGacaaaatgattaaaaataatgaGCGTGCTTCACGTGAATCCAGGTTTAGCAGG GATGATCAACTGTCAAACCAACTTCCAGTTTCAGGGGATCAGTTGAGAAAAAGATCTGTGTCTTTTGATACTGAAGAGCTGGCAAATGGCCATGAGATATCATCCAAGCGAATTCGTTATGGTCCTAATATCTCATCAACCATGCCCCTCCAAATAAATGATTCTGAGGAGGAAGCTTTATCAGCCAATGGACTATCCTCAAATGCTCCTTTATTAGATAGTGATTTGACTCCTGCAGAACAAATGATTGCTATGATTGGGGCATTGCTTGCTGAAGGAGAGAGAGGCGCTGAATCACTTGGAATTCTCATTTCAAATATTCATCCTGACCTGCTGGCTGATATTGTCATCACTAATATGAAGCATTTGCCTAAGAACCCCCCACCTTTGTCAAGACCTGGAAATTTTCCAGTAGTTCGTCAAATTGGTTCTATAAGCAGTCCAGCACCAGTTGTAGCCCCTTCTGCTCCAACAAATTCTTTTTCTGCAATTCCAACTGCACATATACCTCCTTCTGCAATAAATGGCTTGTCATTGTCTGATACATCCACAGTCAATAATTTCCCTGCTGATGCTAAACGTGATCCAAGAAGG GATCCTCGTCGCCTGGATCCACGACGCACAGCGTCATCTGTTGGAGTACCATCCATACCTGTTGCAGATGATGCTGGTGCCATGGAACCCGAACTTGATGGCTCTATTTCTCTAAGTAAGCCTTTTCCACTTCCAGTTGTGTCATCTGTTGAAAGTCCTTCTCCACTTCCTATGCCAAATAGTGAAACTGATGATAAGACCTTAGAAAATCCACTGGTGCCTGAAAGTGATCAAGTAAGTTTGAAAGAGGAGATTTTCAGTAAAGCTGAGGAAGTTATTCCCTCTTCTGAAATCAAGACTTCATCAGATCATGCACTTCCTCCGCTTCACACTGTTGATGAGGACTCTGTTGCACCAAATTTGGCAGATGTTGAAGTGATATATGGAGCTCATACATCATCTTTTATGGAACTTGATCAGCATTCTCCTGCTGTTTCCAGCACATCTACACCTGAAGAAACCTGTCAGGATTTACCTCAGCTTCCACTATACATTGAATTAACTGAAGAGCAGCAGCAAAATGTGAGAAAATTGGCGGTTGAAAGAATTGTTTTATCTTACAAGCATCTTCCTGGGACTGATTACAGTCAGACTCGTATGGCATTACTTGCTCGATTGGTTGCTCAG ATTGATGCAGATGATGACATTGTTGTGATGCTACAAAACCATATTGTTGTCGATTACCAGCTGCAGAAG GGGCATGAGCTTGTGCTGTATGTCTTATACCATCTacattctctcatggttcttgaTTCAGCAGGAATTTCCTCATATGCTTCTGCTGTGTATGAGAAATTCCTCTTGCTAGTG gCCAAATCTCTGCTGGATACTTTTCCAGCTTCAGACAAGTCCTTTAGCAGGCTTCTTGGTGAAGTTCCAGTTTTGCCAGAGTCAGCCTTGAAATTGTTAGATGATCTCTGCTATGGCGATGTTTTAGATTCCCGTGGAAAAGAGGTTCGTGATGGTGAGCGTGTCACTCAAGGCCTTGGTGCTGTTTGGGGTTTGATTTTGGGCCGCCCAAATAATCGGCAAGCATGCTTGGATATAGCTTTGAAG TGTGCTGTTCATTCACAAGATGAGATTCGAGCAAAAGCTATTCGTCTG GTGGCAAATAAACTCTATCAACTAGGCTACATAGCAGATAGTATTGAGCAGTTTGCGACAAAAATGATGATGTCAGCTGTGGATCACCATGCTGCAGATGGAGAGGTATCACAGTCAGGGTCCAGTGACCAAAGAGAAGGAGAG GTTGGCAGCCAGGAGACATCAGTCAGTGGCTCTCAAGTCTCAGATACCGGAAATGGTGAAACTAACACCACAAAGAGTGCACAATTGGTTGTCCAGAGTGTGTCAACCATGTCACTATCTGAAGCTCAACggctaatttctttattttttgctttGTGTACACAG AAACATGCTCTTCTTCAACTTGTATTTGACATTTATGGACGAGCGCCAAAAACTGTGAAGCAG TGGCTATCCCATTTATATTTCTGCAAGAAATTCTGCTATGCGATAATCAAGTTAGATTGCTTTTTGAGTTTATTCAAACAATATGCCAAGACAAACCACTACAACGACACACCACATTCTTGGTCTGCCATTCGTGAG GCTGTTCATCGCAATATACCTATTCTTATAAGGGCCATGGGGTCATCTTATTCTGAACTGCTCCGCATTATATCTGATCCCCCAGAGGGATGTGAAAATCTTCTGATGCTG GTGCTGCAAAAATTGACCCAAGAGATGATGCCTTCTGCTGATCTGATTGCCACTGTGAAACATTTATATGAAACTAAGTTGAAG GACGCTACTATACTAATTCCAATATTATCTTCACTCTCTAAGGATGAG GTTTTACCTATTTTCCCCCGTTTAGTTGGTCTTCCAATAGAGAAGTTCCAGATGGCACTTGCTCATATTTTACAG ATAACAGATGCATGCTCAGCTTGTTTTGAGCAGCGCACAGTATTTACACAGCAAGTTTTGGCTAAGGCCCTGAATCAGATG GTTGATCAAACCCCATTGCCTCTACTTTTCATGAGAACAGTAATTCAGGCAATTGATGCATTTCCTTCCCTG GTTGATTTTGTTATGGAGTTACTGTCCAAACTTGTAAGTAGACAG GTATGGAAAATGCCAAAATTGTGGGTTGGGTTCTTGAAATGTGTGTCTCAAACAAGGCCGCATTCTTTCAATGTGTTGTTACAG TTACCACCTCCATTACTTGAAAGTGCTCTGAACAAACATGCTAATCTCAGAAGCCCCTTGGCTACTTACGCAAGTCAACCAAGTATCAAAACTTCACTACCTAG ATCTACGCAAGCAGTTCTTGGTCTTCTCAACGATTCACAATCACAGCAACCACATATTACCTCTTTACGCTCATCAGACACAAGTTCCTCTGTTCAGGGAGCCAATCTTACATGA